The proteins below are encoded in one region of Hordeum vulgare subsp. vulgare chromosome 3H, MorexV3_pseudomolecules_assembly, whole genome shotgun sequence:
- the LOC123445295 gene encoding ubiquitin-conjugating enzyme E2 27, translated as MVDVSRVQKELTECNRDSDISGVSIALHDGGSSITHLTGTIAGPRDSPYEGGTFRIDIRLPGGYPFEPPKMQFITKVWHPNISSQNGAICLDILKDQWSPALTLKTALLSLQALLSAPAPDDPQDAVVAQQYLRDKATFVSTARYWTEAFAKSDSTGMEEKVQKLVEMGFPEDMVRSALKSVNGDENMALEKLCSG; from the exons ATGGTGGACGTGTCGCGCGTGCAGAAGGAGCTGACGGAGTGCAACCGGGACTCGGACATCTCCGGCGTCTCCATCGCGCTCCATGACGGGGGCTCCAGCATCACCCACCTCACCGGCACCATCGCCGGGCCCCGCGACAGCCCCTACGAGGGCGGAACCTTCCGCATCGACATCCGCCTGCCAG GTGGCTATCCCTTTGAGCCTCCTAAGATGCAGTTCATCACCAAAGTATG GCACCCGAATATTAGCAGCCAAAATGGAGCAATTTGCTTGGACATACTGAAAGATCAGTGGAGCCCAGCCCTTACCTTGAAGACGGCATTGCTATCCCTTCAAGCTCTTCTTTCTGCTCCTGCCCCTGATGATCCTCAGGATGCTGTTGTTGCACAACAG TATCTGCGTGACAAGGCCACATTTGTTAGTACTGCTCGCTATTGGACCGAGGCGTTTGCAAAGAGCGACTCCACTGGCATGGAAGAAAAG GTGCAGAAGCTGGTGgagatgggcttccccgaggataTGGTGAGAAGCGCCCTGAagagcgtgaacggcgacgagaaCATGGCTCTCGAGAAGCTCTGCTCTGGCTGA